One genomic segment of Marinitoga piezophila KA3 includes these proteins:
- a CDS encoding [Fe-Fe] hydrogenase large subunit C-terminal domain-containing protein — MNGNIIYTEPEKCTLCYNCIRVCPVHANKVYDDYVEPDSDLCIKCGQCILSCESQARRYRKDIDIFEDFKNKNEYLVAIIAPAYVGDLENTTPNQYAAALKKLGFNEVHEVAFGAELTTLEVLKEMEEKKPEYVIMSPCPSLINYLEKWQPDLLQYFSESYSPMLSTAAFVKKEKPNAKVVFISPCTAKKSEIEHESIKGLVDIVLTFEEINELFEKNNIKPSVLEEELFDGYQPNYATLFPVSGGLTKTAASYLKNKKIDDIMLEEDVLVIEGKERSIPFFKDFEKNIKAGKKDVTPKFIDILFCEGCIDGPATRKDIPLFEKRAKIIKYTKDRLVKNKFLTKDGKQVAQKTISLKDTKKIYEEMNLKRYFKAKPVNYKEPPESFIVKILEKTNRLNDERNCTACGYETCRERAKAVYNGLMPEDLCIIYIMEEAEELLDKIRKQRAKSNEMLESVSSILSEVSVVVDEVTEQAVSLNTKAEEITEISIKGKDVVSELEGKNNIIENNIGDITEKLNRLTDKTKQLVPILDMINKIANQTGLLALNASIEAARVGEAGKGFSVIAVEISELANTTKEYSNNINETINEMKEVVEMVNQGIGNMIEQIKDESSMVQNTTDQFEKINEKINILSEDIQKVSASAEEMNASVNEMETTIKKILKSSVEE, encoded by the coding sequence ATGAATGGAAATATAATCTATACTGAACCAGAAAAATGTACGTTATGTTATAACTGCATTAGAGTGTGTCCAGTTCATGCAAATAAAGTATATGATGACTATGTAGAACCAGATTCCGATTTATGTATAAAATGTGGACAATGTATATTATCTTGTGAATCACAAGCACGTAGATATAGAAAGGATATTGATATATTTGAAGATTTTAAGAATAAAAACGAATATCTTGTTGCGATAATTGCACCTGCATATGTTGGTGATTTGGAAAATACCACACCTAATCAATATGCAGCAGCATTAAAAAAATTGGGTTTTAATGAAGTTCATGAAGTAGCGTTTGGTGCAGAATTAACAACATTGGAAGTGTTAAAAGAAATGGAAGAAAAGAAACCAGAATATGTTATTATGAGCCCATGTCCATCTTTAATAAATTATCTTGAGAAATGGCAACCAGATTTATTACAATATTTTTCAGAATCATATAGTCCAATGTTGAGTACCGCAGCATTTGTGAAAAAAGAAAAACCAAATGCTAAGGTTGTATTTATTAGTCCATGTACAGCTAAAAAAAGTGAAATTGAACATGAAAGCATAAAGGGATTAGTTGATATTGTATTAACTTTTGAAGAAATAAATGAATTATTTGAAAAAAACAATATAAAACCTTCAGTGTTAGAAGAAGAATTATTTGATGGATATCAACCAAATTATGCAACTTTATTCCCTGTAAGTGGTGGTTTGACAAAAACAGCTGCAAGTTATTTAAAAAACAAAAAAATTGATGATATAATGCTTGAAGAAGATGTTCTTGTAATTGAAGGAAAAGAACGTTCGATTCCGTTTTTTAAGGATTTTGAAAAGAATATAAAAGCCGGTAAAAAAGATGTAACGCCAAAATTTATCGATATACTTTTTTGCGAAGGATGTATAGACGGTCCAGCAACAAGAAAAGATATACCTTTATTTGAAAAAAGAGCGAAGATTATAAAATATACAAAAGACAGATTGGTGAAAAATAAGTTTTTAACCAAAGATGGAAAGCAAGTAGCTCAGAAAACAATTTCTTTAAAAGATACAAAGAAAATATATGAAGAAATGAATTTAAAAAGATATTTCAAAGCAAAACCTGTGAATTATAAAGAACCGCCAGAATCATTTATTGTGAAAATATTAGAAAAAACAAATAGACTTAATGATGAGAGAAATTGTACGGCTTGTGGATATGAAACATGTCGTGAAAGAGCAAAGGCAGTTTATAATGGATTAATGCCAGAAGATTTATGTATTATATACATAATGGAAGAAGCCGAAGAGTTATTAGATAAAATTAGAAAACAAAGAGCAAAAAGCAATGAAATGCTGGAAAGTGTATCTTCTATTTTAAGTGAAGTAAGTGTAGTTGTTGATGAAGTGACTGAACAAGCTGTTTCCTTAAATACAAAAGCTGAAGAAATTACAGAAATTAGTATTAAAGGAAAAGACGTTGTTTCAGAATTAGAAGGGAAAAATAATATTATAGAAAATAATATAGGAGATATAACCGAAAAACTTAATAGACTAACTGATAAAACAAAACAGCTTGTACCAATCCTTGATATGATAAATAAAATAGCAAATCAAACAGGTTTGTTGGCATTAAATGCATCAATAGAGGCTGCAAGAGTAGGTGAGGCTGGAAAAGGATTTTCGGTTATCGCTGTTGAAATAAGTGAGCTTGCAAATACTACAAAAGAATATTCCAATAATATTAATGAAACAATTAATGAAATGAAAGAAGTTGTAGAAATGGTAAATCAAGGAATTGGAAATATGATTGAACAAATAAAAGATGAAAGTTCTATGGTTCAAAATACAACAGACCAATTTGAAAAAATAAATGAAAAAATCAATATATTATCTGAAGATATACAAAAGGTATCAGCTTCTGCCGAGGAAATGAATGCAAGTGTAAATGAAATGGAAACGACTATAAAGAAAATCTTAAAATCTTCTGTGGAAGAATAA
- a CDS encoding oleate hydratase, which translates to MGSYHLKYHPKKPEGIENKKAYLVGSGIATLAAAFYLIRDGHMDGKNITIFERKNVNGGALDGAGNFEDGYIIRGGREMEEHYECTWDLFGDIPTLEDPERTVLDDMKEINDWDPNVAAKRVIQNRGEKVDTSTLGLKEHHIKQLTKLFLAKEEDLGDLTVEQFFTPDYLETNMWLLWRSMFAFQPWHSVVEMKRYMERFIHLLPGMTELRNILFSRYNQYDSFVLPLVKWLKDHGVKFENNTLVTDLDIEINEKEKVVTGIHIVKDGKEQVIKTTRDDLVFVINGSMTENSTLGSMDKAPELNRELGPVWSLWKNIAAKDPAFGRPEVFYENIDKTKWESFTVTFKDSKMADVIKEITNRDPYSGRVVTGGIITIKDSNWGMSFTFSRQPHFANQPDDVLVMWAYGLFADNEGDYIKKKMSECTGEELLRELLYHIGVEGELMEEIVDSAIVIPAMMPHITSQFMPRVKGDRPEVVPEGSVNLAFLGQFVEIKDDCVFTVEYSVRSAVIAVYKLLNLDKEVPEIYPSKYDIRHVINATKTLYGNKPLPGEFFVKKLLKDTSLEGLI; encoded by the coding sequence ATGGGCAGTTATCATTTAAAGTATCATCCTAAAAAACCAGAAGGTATTGAAAACAAAAAAGCATATTTAGTTGGTTCAGGAATTGCAACTTTAGCAGCAGCATTTTATTTAATAAGAGATGGACATATGGATGGAAAGAATATTACTATTTTTGAAAGAAAAAATGTAAATGGTGGTGCATTAGACGGAGCTGGAAACTTCGAAGACGGTTATATTATTCGTGGCGGTAGAGAAATGGAAGAACATTACGAATGTACATGGGATTTATTTGGAGATATTCCAACACTTGAAGATCCTGAAAGAACAGTACTTGATGATATGAAAGAAATCAACGATTGGGATCCTAACGTAGCAGCTAAAAGAGTTATTCAAAATCGCGGTGAAAAAGTTGATACTTCCACACTTGGATTAAAGGAACATCATATAAAACAATTAACAAAATTATTTTTAGCAAAAGAAGAAGATTTAGGAGATTTAACTGTTGAACAATTCTTTACACCAGATTATCTTGAAACAAATATGTGGTTATTATGGCGTTCAATGTTCGCATTCCAACCATGGCACAGCGTTGTTGAAATGAAAAGATACATGGAAAGATTTATTCATTTATTACCTGGAATGACAGAATTAAGAAATATCTTATTCTCAAGATACAATCAATATGATTCATTCGTTTTACCATTGGTAAAATGGTTAAAGGATCATGGTGTAAAATTTGAAAACAATACTTTAGTTACAGACCTCGATATTGAAATCAATGAAAAGGAAAAGGTTGTTACAGGTATTCATATTGTAAAAGATGGAAAAGAACAGGTTATAAAAACAACAAGAGATGATCTTGTATTTGTAATTAACGGTTCCATGACAGAAAATTCCACTTTGGGTAGCATGGATAAAGCACCTGAACTAAACAGAGAATTAGGACCTGTTTGGAGTTTATGGAAAAATATCGCAGCAAAGGATCCTGCATTTGGAAGACCAGAAGTGTTCTATGAAAATATAGATAAAACAAAATGGGAATCATTTACAGTTACTTTCAAAGACTCAAAAATGGCTGATGTAATTAAAGAAATTACAAATAGAGATCCTTATTCAGGAAGGGTTGTAACCGGAGGAATTATTACTATAAAAGATTCAAACTGGGGTATGAGTTTCACATTTAGTAGACAACCTCATTTTGCAAATCAGCCAGACGATGTATTGGTAATGTGGGCATATGGTTTATTTGCAGATAATGAAGGAGATTATATAAAGAAAAAGATGAGTGAATGTACAGGTGAAGAATTATTAAGAGAATTGTTGTATCACATTGGTGTAGAAGGAGAATTAATGGAAGAAATTGTTGACAGCGCTATTGTTATTCCTGCAATGATGCCACATATTACAAGTCAGTTCATGCCAAGGGTAAAAGGTGACAGACCAGAAGTTGTTCCAGAAGGTAGTGTTAACCTTGCATTCCTCGGACAATTTGTTGAAATCAAAGACGACTGTGTATTTACCGTGGAATATTCAGTTCGTTCAGCTGTTATTGCAGTATATAAATTATTAAATCTTGATAAGGAAGTTCCAGAAATTTATCCAAGTAAATACGATATTAGACATGTAATAAACGCAACAAAAACTCTCTATGGAAATAAACCATTACCTGGAGAATTTTTTGTAAAGAAACTTCTTAAAGATACCTCTTTAGAAGGATTGATATAA
- the thiC gene encoding phosphomethylpyrimidine synthase ThiC, whose translation MTQLEFAKAGIITEEMVIAAEYEGISPEELRNKIEKGYAVLPVNKNHKFDNIRAIGEGLKTKVNINLGTSQGYSSVKEEIEKLKIAEKFGADSIMDLSTWGNLSYIRDEIIRNSNIMVGTVPVYDAATKAVQNKKRVIDFDADDFIQMVRDHAKAGVDFMTIHAGITRTTIEKLRNSRRITKIVSRGGSIIVGWMIKNHKENPFYEYFDEVLEICREYDVTISLGDGMRPGSLHDATDDLQFEELLRLGELVKRARNAGVQVMVEGPGHMPIDEIEANVILQKKICDRAPFYVLGPITTDIAPGYDHITSAIGGAIAAAKGADFLCAVTPAEHLRLPTLEDIKEGVIATKIAAHSADIAKNRKHMNIDNQMSHARKEFNWEKQFEIAIDKEKALNFYSSRKGMENNMCSMCGPLCAMRITEEFLEKEESIFIE comes from the coding sequence ATGACACAATTGGAATTTGCAAAAGCTGGAATTATTACAGAAGAAATGGTTATCGCGGCAGAATATGAAGGAATTTCACCAGAAGAATTACGAAATAAAATTGAAAAAGGATATGCGGTTTTACCGGTTAATAAGAATCATAAATTTGATAATATTAGAGCTATAGGAGAAGGTTTAAAAACCAAGGTTAATATTAACCTCGGAACTTCTCAGGGATATTCAAGCGTCAAAGAAGAAATTGAAAAATTGAAAATTGCTGAGAAATTTGGCGCAGATTCTATAATGGATCTGTCTACATGGGGTAATCTTTCATATATTCGTGATGAAATAATACGTAATTCAAATATTATGGTTGGAACTGTTCCTGTTTATGACGCAGCAACAAAAGCTGTCCAGAATAAAAAACGTGTAATAGATTTTGATGCAGATGATTTTATACAGATGGTTCGAGATCACGCAAAAGCCGGTGTTGATTTTATGACTATTCATGCCGGTATTACAAGAACTACCATAGAAAAGTTGAGAAACTCCAGAAGAATAACAAAAATAGTATCGCGTGGCGGTTCAATAATAGTTGGCTGGATGATTAAAAATCACAAAGAAAATCCATTTTATGAGTATTTTGATGAAGTACTTGAGATATGTAGGGAATATGATGTTACTATTAGTCTCGGCGATGGAATGAGGCCGGGTTCTCTTCATGATGCTACTGATGATTTGCAATTTGAAGAATTATTAAGACTTGGAGAACTGGTAAAAAGAGCTCGAAATGCCGGGGTACAGGTAATGGTTGAAGGACCGGGGCATATGCCTATTGATGAAATTGAAGCAAATGTTATTCTTCAAAAAAAGATTTGTGATAGAGCACCTTTTTATGTTCTTGGCCCAATTACTACAGATATTGCACCTGGATATGATCATATAACCTCTGCAATTGGCGGCGCTATTGCTGCAGCTAAAGGCGCAGATTTTCTCTGCGCTGTAACTCCAGCTGAACATTTAAGACTCCCCACTCTTGAAGATATAAAAGAAGGTGTTATTGCAACAAAAATCGCTGCACATTCCGCTGATATAGCAAAAAATAGAAAACATATGAACATAGATAATCAAATGAGTCATGCAAGAAAAGAATTTAACTGGGAAAAGCAATTTGAAATAGCAATTGATAAGGAAAAAGCTTTGAATTTCTATAGTTCAAGAAAGGGAATGGAAAATAATATGTGTTCAATGTGTGGTCCGCTATGTGCAATGAGAATTACAGAAGAGTTTTTAGAAAAAGAAGAAAGTATTTTTATAGAATAG
- a CDS encoding TetR/AcrR family transcriptional regulator C-terminal domain-containing protein, with product MSEITKRALAASLKKLMKEKPLSKITVNDIVKDCGVNRRTLYYYFHDIYELLEWMFITEVGEAIGENKTYETWQKGYLSILNYLKENKKIVLNAYNSIDRNRLEDHLYDYVAKLIYDVVEELSKDINVPENLKKDIVKFYEIALTGIIIDWIKNKMEEDPQILTDKVSKIIEGDISRSLRKFEKKAP from the coding sequence ATGTCAGAAATAACAAAACGAGCATTAGCCGCATCATTAAAGAAATTAATGAAAGAAAAACCATTATCTAAAATTACAGTCAATGATATTGTAAAAGATTGTGGAGTAAACAGAAGAACTTTATATTATTATTTCCATGATATTTATGAATTACTTGAATGGATGTTTATTACAGAAGTAGGCGAAGCAATAGGAGAAAATAAAACTTATGAAACATGGCAAAAAGGATATTTAAGTATTTTAAACTATTTAAAGGAAAATAAGAAAATAGTATTAAATGCATATAATTCTATAGATAGAAATCGCCTTGAAGACCATCTTTATGATTATGTGGCGAAATTAATATATGATGTGGTAGAAGAGCTTTCAAAGGATATAAATGTTCCTGAAAATCTAAAAAAAGACATAGTAAAATTCTATGAAATAGCATTAACAGGTATTATTATAGACTGGATAAAAAACAAAATGGAAGAAGATCCACAAATTCTAACAGATAAAGTAAGCAAGATAATTGAAGGAGATATATCAAGATCGCTAAGAAAATTTGAAAAAAAAGCCCCTTAA
- a CDS encoding thiamine-phosphate synthase family protein has product MLIFSAFDPSGGAGITQDISIMKLFKINPISVISAYTIQNTEIFKKIEFRSSFEEFELFKNISIIKAGMANAEQIKLLREKYPEAKIIWNPIIKTSTNFNIISPEEVNEGSKYVDLIIMNSEEFQLTNPLCETIITGGHKNSEKIEVIYKNKTFFSKRYEKSLHGTGCVFSSLISAHIYMKYSVEEAIIASLNYMDKLVLNSIKFVQTENLLYEAHKGYIIEELWKIKPQIIELGKYTIPEVGQNIVYALPFASNENEVGKFPGRIHKLENEINFIHEPAFFGKSHMARAVIATMKYFPWIRSAMNIRYEKIYIEKAKELGYKTYYLDRNNEPVEIQSKEGHSIPYGLSNIYNETNSPIDFVWDDGFFGKEAMIRVFGRTPTEVIKKVKDIVL; this is encoded by the coding sequence ATGCTTATTTTCTCAGCTTTCGATCCATCAGGTGGTGCCGGAATAACTCAAGATATATCTATAATGAAATTATTTAAGATAAATCCTATTTCTGTTATATCCGCTTATACAATCCAAAACACAGAGATATTTAAAAAAATCGAATTTAGAAGTTCTTTTGAAGAATTTGAATTATTCAAAAATATTTCTATAATTAAAGCAGGAATGGCAAATGCAGAACAAATAAAATTACTAAGAGAAAAATATCCAGAAGCTAAAATTATATGGAATCCCATAATCAAAACCTCTACAAACTTCAACATCATTTCTCCAGAAGAAGTAAATGAAGGTTCAAAATATGTGGATTTAATAATTATGAATTCAGAAGAATTTCAATTAACAAATCCATTATGCGAAACAATTATAACAGGCGGACATAAAAATTCTGAGAAAATCGAGGTTATTTATAAAAATAAAACTTTCTTTTCAAAAAGATATGAAAAATCCTTACATGGAACAGGCTGTGTTTTCTCATCATTAATTTCCGCTCATATATATATGAAATATAGTGTTGAAGAAGCCATTATTGCTTCTTTAAATTATATGGATAAACTTGTTTTAAATTCAATCAAATTTGTTCAAACGGAAAATTTATTATACGAAGCACATAAAGGATATATAATAGAGGAATTATGGAAGATAAAACCACAAATAATAGAACTTGGAAAGTATACTATTCCAGAAGTAGGTCAAAATATTGTTTATGCACTTCCATTTGCTTCAAATGAAAATGAAGTTGGGAAATTTCCTGGAAGAATACACAAACTGGAAAATGAGATTAATTTCATTCATGAACCTGCTTTTTTTGGAAAAAGCCATATGGCAAGGGCAGTAATTGCAACAATGAAATACTTCCCATGGATAAGATCTGCCATGAATATACGCTATGAAAAAATATATATAGAAAAAGCAAAAGAACTTGGATATAAAACTTATTACCTTGATAGAAATAATGAACCTGTTGAAATACAGTCAAAAGAAGGACATTCTATACCTTATGGTTTATCAAATATATATAATGAAACTAATTCTCCTATAGATTTTGTATGGGATGATGGATTTTTCGGAAAAGAAGCTATGATAAGGGTTTTTGGTAGAACGCCAACAGAGGTTATAAAAAAAGTAAAAGATATTGTTTTGTGA
- a CDS encoding 3-oxoacyl-ACP synthase, whose protein sequence is MKVGIMGIGTYIPENYMTAEEIAEKSGIPVDVIKEKFGVIKKPIPGPEDTTSYMGIQAALKAIKDAEISPEEIDLVIWNGGQHKDYPNWLAGLKVANDIGAVNAWSFDMEAMCGSMMAGMEVAKSMMIANEDINTVLLVSGYRNGDLIDYRVKETSFMFDLGAGGAAMVLRKDYNRNIILSTAFKGDGSFAEDCVIEVGGSKKWPMEKEDVKRMHFVVRDIENFKEKLKEKTMPNFYYVIDRSLEKAELTRKDINYLAILHFKRSAHLGVLEELGLKEEQSTYLEEYGHMGQNDQILSIELGLKTGKIKEGDNIVMVGAGLGFVWAAAVVKWGEANK, encoded by the coding sequence ATGAAAGTAGGGATAATGGGAATAGGGACGTATATTCCTGAAAATTATATGACAGCAGAAGAAATAGCAGAAAAAAGTGGAATACCGGTTGATGTAATAAAAGAAAAATTTGGAGTGATAAAGAAACCAATACCAGGTCCAGAAGATACAACAAGTTATATGGGAATACAGGCAGCATTAAAAGCAATTAAAGATGCTGAGATTTCTCCAGAAGAAATAGACCTGGTAATCTGGAATGGAGGACAACATAAGGATTATCCAAATTGGTTAGCAGGACTAAAAGTAGCAAATGATATAGGGGCAGTTAATGCATGGTCATTTGATATGGAAGCAATGTGTGGTTCGATGATGGCAGGAATGGAAGTTGCGAAATCAATGATGATAGCAAATGAGGATATAAATACAGTACTTTTGGTGAGCGGATATAGAAATGGAGATTTAATAGATTATAGAGTAAAAGAGACATCATTCATGTTTGACCTTGGAGCCGGCGGAGCAGCAATGGTATTAAGGAAAGATTATAATCGCAATATAATACTCAGTACAGCATTTAAAGGTGATGGTTCATTTGCAGAGGATTGTGTAATAGAAGTCGGGGGAAGCAAAAAATGGCCAATGGAAAAAGAAGATGTAAAAAGAATGCATTTTGTAGTGAGAGATATAGAGAATTTTAAGGAAAAACTAAAAGAAAAAACAATGCCAAATTTTTATTATGTAATAGACAGATCGCTTGAAAAGGCAGAATTAACAAGAAAAGATATAAATTACCTTGCAATACTACATTTTAAAAGATCAGCACATTTAGGAGTATTGGAAGAATTAGGATTAAAAGAAGAACAGAGTACATATTTAGAAGAGTATGGACATATGGGGCAAAATGATCAGATATTATCAATAGAATTGGGATTGAAAACAGGAAAGATAAAGGAAGGGGATAATATAGTAATGGTAGGAGCTGGGCTTGGATTTGTCTGGGCTGCTGCTGTTGTGAAATGGGGAGAAGCTAATAAATAA
- a CDS encoding C45 family autoproteolytic acyltransferase/hydolase, whose translation MKKFLYSLFIVFFITLLYIVYIFTPLKYPIKNITTAEYKTEKIGNLKILYLSGEPQDIGYQHGLALRNEINNMEKLLENELKNKTIFEKLIIRYTMKNYFRKIPKEYKTEMAAIAKGSNTSLDSIFLMNIYDELFNLYGCTNIAVFGKKTKNGEILHGRNLDYFLSDKLWDKNVLFVYQPQNGYNFISLTWPGLIGVLSGMNERGISLGSMTSESKYQSSSGIPTGILYRMIMENAKDIKDVEVILKNNKRTIGNNLMIGSKHDKEAVVFEFDSNNLKVRKNDNYIVSTNHFVLLKNKNGIYKGSISRKNKAENYIKSYNYLTVKNIIEILRDLIANNENDEPICKYETVHSIVFLPISSEFYVAANDGIYASAGRFFHFKYDKKIIQYIDYIDYSPDYLWITKNLFIDKYKNKEWSNQKAISYIKSFIKNRKLSGWDIIDLIKFYKELDLKNETSSLIEKLKSIFEKDKNALFNLPAEKINSPETFLLRDHYNNSLLNLILAYEIIDNKQKMKEYSKLGLNDNVIEDDKWYSMKFKEYYNK comes from the coding sequence ATGAAAAAATTTTTGTATTCATTATTTATTGTATTTTTTATTACTTTGCTATATATTGTGTATATTTTCACACCTTTGAAATATCCAATAAAAAATATAACTACTGCAGAGTATAAAACAGAAAAAATTGGAAATTTGAAAATTTTATATTTATCAGGAGAACCTCAAGATATTGGTTACCAACATGGTTTAGCTCTACGAAATGAAATTAATAATATGGAAAAGCTTCTTGAAAATGAATTGAAAAATAAAACGATATTTGAAAAACTTATTATACGATATACAATGAAAAATTATTTTAGAAAGATACCAAAAGAATATAAAACAGAAATGGCTGCAATTGCAAAAGGAAGTAATACTTCACTGGATTCAATATTCTTAATGAATATATATGATGAACTTTTTAATCTATATGGATGCACAAATATTGCTGTTTTTGGCAAAAAAACAAAAAATGGGGAAATATTGCATGGAAGAAACCTGGATTATTTTTTATCAGATAAACTATGGGATAAAAATGTTTTATTTGTATATCAGCCACAAAACGGATATAATTTTATTTCTCTCACGTGGCCAGGACTAATTGGTGTATTATCCGGAATGAACGAAAGAGGGATTTCACTTGGTTCAATGACATCAGAATCAAAATATCAAAGTTCCTCCGGAATACCTACTGGTATATTATATAGAATGATTATGGAAAATGCAAAAGATATCAAAGATGTTGAAGTCATATTAAAAAACAATAAACGAACTATTGGAAACAATTTGATGATAGGAAGTAAACATGACAAAGAAGCTGTAGTTTTTGAATTTGATAGCAATAACTTAAAAGTAAGAAAAAATGATAATTATATTGTTTCTACAAATCATTTTGTTTTACTAAAAAACAAAAATGGAATTTACAAAGGATCAATTTCAAGAAAAAATAAAGCAGAAAATTACATAAAATCTTATAATTATCTCACAGTAAAAAATATTATTGAAATATTAAGAGACCTTATAGCAAATAATGAAAATGATGAACCTATATGTAAATATGAAACTGTTCATAGTATAGTATTTCTTCCAATTAGTTCTGAATTTTACGTTGCAGCCAATGACGGAATATATGCTTCCGCCGGAAGATTTTTTCACTTTAAATATGATAAGAAAATCATACAATATATTGATTATATTGATTATTCTCCAGACTATTTATGGATAACAAAAAATTTATTTATTGACAAATACAAAAACAAAGAATGGTCAAACCAAAAAGCCATTTCATATATAAAATCATTTATTAAAAATAGAAAATTATCAGGTTGGGATATAATAGATCTTATAAAATTCTATAAAGAACTTGACCTTAAAAATGAAACATCTTCACTTATTGAAAAATTAAAATCAATTTTTGAAAAAGACAAAAATGCTTTATTTAATCTTCCAGCTGAAAAAATAAATTCACCGGAAACTTTTCTTTTAAGGGACCATTATAATAATTCATTATTAAATTTAATATTGGCATATGAAATCATTGATAATAAACAGAAAATGAAAGAATATAGCAAACTTGGTTTAAATGATAATGTAATTGAAGATGACAAATGGTATAGCATGAAGTTTAAAGAATATTATAATAAGTAA
- a CDS encoding MFS transporter produces the protein MKKLSTTLKLSVLEAMAFNAFFVATQTFIIISIALYFNASPFQISIISSFPVFAQMFQVFTPLIYKLFGTRKKSLIIVSIIGRGSLVLLPIIVLLNIRNSHIFVMIMILYAFFGTFISNIWTAAMRELVPFEDRGKYFGMRNVFASAIGILATYLYSQFLDFPNEKMGILLVTSIMALFAVITIILLAFHKIPEICETSQNELKIKKAFQDKKFQTFLVFVGIWTFAIELTRPYFSYFQVAILHINTTFLGKMSVITGIISLVLYPFYGKLSDRYGNKSILMIGISLATIAPLLYFVMTDYNYRSLLLLDSVFSAFAWAAINLTFFNLLLETISEPAENYVAAYALTSGVTAIIASNIGGFFGNILKDKTFYILGDKYHGIQLLIFAGFLLRIYALLHLTNVEAYEKPIRYKSWLLSNPSLFKRREISLPIYLKIFRGKKLKKK, from the coding sequence ATGAAAAAACTTTCTACAACCTTGAAATTATCCGTATTAGAGGCTATGGCATTTAATGCCTTCTTTGTAGCAACACAAACGTTCATTATAATCTCCATAGCTCTTTATTTTAACGCTTCACCTTTTCAAATTTCGATAATATCTTCTTTCCCTGTATTTGCACAAATGTTTCAGGTTTTTACACCTTTAATCTATAAATTATTTGGAACTCGAAAAAAGAGTTTAATTATAGTTTCCATAATAGGAAGAGGATCTCTTGTATTGCTGCCTATAATAGTTTTATTAAATATAAGAAATTCTCATATATTTGTAATGATCATGATATTATATGCTTTTTTTGGAACGTTTATCAGTAATATATGGACAGCAGCTATGCGGGAGTTAGTACCTTTCGAAGATAGAGGAAAATATTTTGGAATGCGAAATGTTTTTGCCTCAGCAATAGGTATCTTAGCCACTTACCTTTATTCCCAATTTCTTGATTTTCCAAATGAAAAAATGGGAATTTTGCTGGTAACCTCTATTATGGCCTTATTTGCTGTAATAACAATAATCCTCCTTGCCTTTCATAAGATTCCAGAAATCTGCGAAACTTCACAAAATGAATTAAAAATAAAAAAAGCCTTTCAGGATAAAAAATTTCAAACGTTTCTTGTATTTGTTGGAATATGGACATTTGCAATAGAATTAACAAGACCATATTTTTCATATTTCCAGGTTGCTATATTACACATTAATACAACATTTCTCGGTAAAATGAGTGTTATAACCGGAATAATTTCATTAGTATTATATCCATTTTATGGAAAATTAAGCGATAGATATGGGAATAAGAGCATACTTATGATTGGAATTTCTCTTGCAACTATTGCACCATTATTATATTTTGTTATGACAGATTATAATTATAGAAGTTTATTATTGCTTGATAGTGTGTTTTCAGCATTTGCGTGGGCTGCTATAAACCTTACATTTTTCAATCTATTACTTGAAACCATTTCAGAACCTGCTGAAAATTATGTTGCTGCATATGCTTTAACTTCAGGAGTTACAGCAATTATAGCTTCAAATATAGGTGGTTTTTTTGGAAATATTTTAAAGGATAAAACATTTTATATACTTGGCGACAAATATCATGGAATACAATTATTAATATTTGCCGGATTTTTATTGAGAATCTATGCTTTACTGCATTTGACAAATGTTGAAGCATATGAAAAACCTATACGTTATAAAAGCTGGTTGCTATCTAACCCATCTTTATTTAAACGTAGAGAAATCTCATTACCTATATACTTAAAGATTTTTAGAGGAAAAAAGTTAAAAAAGAAATAA